Proteins encoded together in one Roseofilum reptotaenium CS-1145 window:
- a CDS encoding HNH endonuclease, which produces MSQISEKIRSNVRAAAQNQCGYCQSAQQYILGVLEIDHIIPKAAGGSDEEDNLWLACRLCNSYKGTQTHAQDPITQKKVELYNPRQQQWSSHFTWSEDGTRIQGITACGRATAIALKLNNPYAVAVRQAWVSAGWHPPEES; this is translated from the coding sequence GTGAGTCAAATTTCTGAAAAAATACGGTCTAATGTTCGAGCCGCTGCCCAAAATCAATGTGGCTACTGCCAGAGTGCGCAGCAATATATTTTAGGAGTTTTGGAAATCGACCATATTATCCCTAAAGCCGCAGGTGGCTCTGATGAGGAAGACAATCTTTGGCTTGCTTGTCGTCTGTGCAATTCCTACAAAGGGACACAAACCCACGCTCAAGATCCCATAACCCAGAAAAAGGTAGAGTTATACAACCCTCGTCAGCAACAATGGTCTTCCCATTTTACTTGGTCGGAAGATGGCACAAGGATTCAGGGGATTACAGCCTGTGGGCGAGCGACAGCGATCGCCTTAAAATTAAATAATCCCTATGCTGTAGCTGTAAGACAAGCTTGGGTTTCAGCCGGTTGGCATCCTCCGGAAGAGAGTTAA
- a CDS encoding HepT-like ribonuclease domain-containing protein gives MNRDESYLFDIAKFCRTILRLTENMTEADFEQDERTQLAVLYEITIIGEVVKRLSPEFRERYGAIEWRQIAGMRDRLVHDYDEVKLDLVWQVVQTYIPQLLEYITPLLPVP, from the coding sequence ATGAATCGGGACGAATCCTATTTGTTTGATATAGCTAAATTCTGTCGCACAATTCTCCGATTAACTGAGAATATGACTGAAGCAGATTTTGAGCAGGATGAAAGAACACAACTGGCGGTTTTATATGAAATTACGATTATTGGTGAAGTCGTCAAACGTCTTTCACCGGAATTTCGCGAGCGCTATGGGGCAATTGAGTGGAGACAAATTGCCGGGATGCGCGATCGCCTAGTCCATGATTATGATGAAGTTAAACTCGATCTAGTCTGGCAAGTTGTTCAAACATACATTCCTCAATTGTTAGAGTACATCACTCCACTCTTACCCGTGCCATAG
- a CDS encoding nucleotidyltransferase family protein — protein sequence MSLKISDPLLSDRLGITPKQLADFCPQWGIVELSVFGSILREDFKPDSDIDLLVVFDPNFRSRMSLMDLVKIQYQLEDGLGRQVDLIEKSSVIESDNWIRRQNILSTAQVIYESGRILFV from the coding sequence ATGAGTCTGAAAATATCTGATCCTCTTCTTTCGGATCGCCTAGGAATTACTCCGAAACAACTCGCTGATTTTTGCCCGCAGTGGGGTATTGTTGAACTCTCTGTATTTGGCTCGATTCTCCGAGAAGACTTTAAACCGGATAGTGATATCGATCTTTTGGTGGTCTTTGACCCTAATTTTCGTTCTCGCATGAGTCTAATGGATTTGGTGAAGATCCAATATCAATTGGAAGACGGGTTAGGTCGTCAGGTTGATTTGATTGAAAAATCCTCAGTGATTGAGAGTGATAACTGGATTCGCCGCCAAAATATTCTCAGTACAGCACAGGTGATCTATGAATCGGGACGAATCCTATTTGTTTGA
- a CDS encoding diacylglycerol/polyprenol kinase family protein: MSISPVFTLELKFLTISLWLGLIFLASVWLSRYPWANAEIIRKVVHIGSGNVILLAWFFDIPAWVGIAASIVFSAIALLSYSFPILPGINGIGRQSWGTFFYSVSIGLLIALFWPLHQPYYAALGILIMTWGDALAALVGQNFGTHPYFLGTIQKTWEGTATMFAVSYLICVVILLPVYGNVSLIWISSAIVALFATILEAFSRFGIDNLTVPLGSAILAFGLMEGLTLGEFYLR; encoded by the coding sequence GTGTCCATTTCCCCCGTCTTTACTTTAGAGCTAAAATTTCTCACCATCAGTCTATGGCTAGGATTGATCTTCTTGGCCTCGGTCTGGCTGAGTCGTTATCCTTGGGCAAATGCGGAAATCATTCGCAAGGTGGTTCATATTGGCTCAGGAAATGTGATTCTGTTGGCTTGGTTCTTCGATATTCCCGCTTGGGTGGGGATAGCCGCCTCGATTGTATTTAGTGCGATCGCCCTGTTATCCTACTCTTTCCCCATCCTACCGGGCATTAATGGCATCGGTCGCCAAAGTTGGGGTACATTTTTCTACTCAGTGAGTATTGGTCTGCTCATTGCCCTCTTTTGGCCGTTGCATCAACCCTATTATGCTGCTCTGGGCATTTTGATTATGACTTGGGGCGATGCTCTAGCGGCCTTAGTGGGGCAAAATTTTGGCACACATCCCTATTTCCTGGGCACGATTCAAAAAACCTGGGAAGGAACGGCAACCATGTTTGCAGTTAGTTATCTAATCTGTGTCGTGATTTTGCTGCCGGTTTATGGCAATGTGAGCTTGATTTGGATCTCTTCAGCAATCGTTGCTCTGTTTGCCACTATTTTAGAAGCTTTTTCCCGCTTTGGTATTGATAATTTAACCGTCCCCCTCGGTAGCGCGATCCTGGCCTTTGGATTAATGGAAGGCTTAACCCTAGGAGAATTCTATCTCCGTTAA
- a CDS encoding DUF3038 domain-containing protein: MPSPVKSPKSKSQLPLDQVPDPEQLDNIKTQLDLILLALEALAGIGSEAMLQAASKLNLPGVSDRVSLWRLRQASPLRKGSGGRKKLDVEEARSLVLICCELAQNHQERIRRAVGLLEQLTAEDRPPHTMSLLGDYLDTFTNTYQERMLDGEDISPDELTPLALKLLIDLLFYSSPGGPRRLWLALLDRSL, encoded by the coding sequence ATGCCTTCACCCGTGAAGTCGCCTAAATCAAAGTCCCAATTGCCCTTGGATCAAGTCCCCGATCCAGAGCAGCTTGACAATATTAAAACCCAATTAGATCTGATTTTACTGGCACTGGAGGCCTTGGCGGGGATTGGCTCCGAAGCCATGCTACAAGCAGCAAGTAAACTTAATTTACCAGGAGTTAGCGATCGCGTCAGCTTGTGGCGTTTACGTCAAGCAAGTCCCTTACGCAAAGGGAGTGGCGGCCGGAAAAAATTGGATGTCGAAGAGGCGCGATCGCTCGTGTTAATCTGTTGTGAATTAGCCCAAAATCACCAAGAACGAATTCGCCGTGCAGTCGGACTACTTGAACAACTGACGGCCGAAGATCGCCCCCCACATACGATGTCCCTCCTGGGGGATTATCTCGACACTTTTACCAATACTTATCAAGAGCGAATGCTTGACGGTGAAGACATCTCCCCCGATGAGCTTACCCCCTTAGCCCTCAAACTCCTAATCGATCTGCTCTTTTACTCGAGTCCCGGAGGCCCTCGTCGTCTCTGGTTAGCCCTCCTAGACCGCTCCCTCTGA
- a CDS encoding DUF4335 domain-containing protein: protein MSSSVIRRYTPPTCTLEIIGQSSPLSRWMKQPVIKNLRFRLHFDDPRKGTEAKITVKGDRTQLESLCHTVTTTVQTLLTQSAPTEPKRLTQHQLNLGPLGEDDNDLTVTLSALQLFDLATAIEQYTLDLVTLPEGVETPKPISPPNPTLRFVASFLLGLGITATSVIVLKDLYPYPEASFETATQPQSEKETQSPEIEDNASIAQQPTLPSAPLEEVPSPSPSPMTSDEKLPPPPPVGETTPESPDSPPIANVTPSEPPSIAASAPPPAPSFPPPEPVLSAPTEGITLPPPIPLDEPESAAILPAPEAELPALAPAPSLERPPTELDDVIPPTEAQSASPPLDLSARAERNLFDNIPQVAEARQYFEQRWTPPESLNKTIEYNITLNVDGTVQGISPLGETAATYLDRTGIPLLGEPLVSPLESTLQPRLRVVFNPDGTVQTFLQSSE, encoded by the coding sequence ATGAGTTCCTCCGTCATCCGACGCTATACCCCACCCACCTGCACCCTAGAAATTATCGGTCAATCTTCTCCTCTGTCGCGATGGATGAAACAACCGGTAATCAAAAACCTGCGCTTTCGCTTACATTTCGATGACCCACGGAAAGGAACAGAGGCTAAAATTACGGTTAAGGGCGATCGCACCCAACTCGAAAGCCTCTGTCATACGGTTACCACCACCGTTCAAACGCTCCTCACCCAATCTGCTCCAACCGAACCCAAACGCCTCACCCAACATCAACTCAACCTCGGCCCCCTCGGAGAAGATGACAACGACCTCACTGTTACCCTCAGCGCTCTGCAACTGTTCGATCTGGCCACGGCGATCGAACAATATACCTTAGATCTCGTTACTCTCCCTGAAGGAGTTGAAACTCCCAAACCCATCTCTCCACCCAACCCAACCTTAAGATTTGTAGCCAGTTTCCTGCTGGGTCTTGGCATCACCGCTACCAGTGTCATCGTCTTGAAAGACTTGTATCCCTATCCAGAAGCAAGTTTTGAAACGGCGACTCAACCCCAGAGTGAAAAGGAAACTCAAAGTCCAGAGATTGAGGATAATGCCTCGATTGCCCAACAACCCACTCTTCCCTCTGCCCCCCTAGAGGAAGTCCCCTCACCCTCACCCTCTCCCATGACTTCCGATGAAAAACTACCTCCTCCTCCCCCTGTGGGAGAAACTACCCCTGAATCTCCCGATTCTCCTCCTATTGCCAATGTGACCCCATCCGAACCTCCAAGTATAGCCGCTTCAGCTCCCCCTCCTGCACCCAGTTTTCCGCCACCTGAGCCGGTCTTGAGTGCCCCTACTGAGGGCATCACACTCCCCCCCCCTATCCCTTTAGACGAACCGGAATCAGCGGCTATTTTACCGGCTCCTGAGGCTGAACTCCCCGCCCTTGCACCTGCACCCTCCCTAGAGCGTCCCCCCACAGAACTTGATGATGTAATTCCTCCGACAGAAGCTCAAAGTGCTTCTCCTCCATTAGACCTGAGTGCAAGAGCGGAACGTAATCTATTTGATAATATTCCCCAAGTTGCTGAAGCCCGGCAATATTTTGAACAGCGCTGGACTCCTCCAGAAAGTTTAAATAAAACAATTGAATATAATATTACGCTGAATGTCGATGGCACAGTTCAAGGCATTTCTCCCCTCGGAGAAACCGCAGCAACTTATTTAGATCGCACGGGAATTCCGTTACTGGGTGAACCTTTAGTTTCCCCCCTAGAAAGTACTCTTCAACCTCGCTTGCGTGTTGTTTTTAATCCTGATGGTACAGTACAAACTTTCCTGCAATCTTCTGAATAG
- a CDS encoding ABC transporter ATP-binding protein, with translation MTPPLLQLDQLSIAYNPHSEWAVSEVSLTLKAGDRLGLVGESGCGKSTLGRAIMRLLPSQSQVQGDIQVEGKSVLGLSEEELQRFRGEEVALIFQDPMTRLDPLMTIGDHCVETLQSHQSLSYREAKDRAIAVLETVSIPASRWSQYPHEFSGGMRQRVAIALALLLNPKLIIADEPTTSLDVTVSAQILQELTRLCAEREMGLLLISHDLALVGEYCSEIAVMYQGKLIERDLSKQVLFHPQQEYTQSLLEAALHIHAIETKAVTTVPEKQPLLQVDDLNKHYSLESNLIQQLFTRNATVIKAVDGVNFKLYPGEILGLVGESGCGKSTLSRTILQLIKPTSGRVEFLGNRITSINRKSLRQLRQQMQMVFQDPHACLNPLMTVGESITDPLLIHGLETPKTAKPRVTEMLERVGLTPTKTYYSRYPGELSGGQQQRVAIARALITRPKLVICDEPVSMLDASVQAQVLQLMLDLKREFELTYLFITHDLWVARFLCDRIAVMNQGKIVELNTTHEIFTHPQHPYTQTLLAAAPLLAM, from the coding sequence ATGACTCCACCTCTGTTACAGCTTGACCAGTTATCGATCGCCTATAATCCCCATTCAGAATGGGCCGTTAGCGAGGTCTCCTTGACCCTGAAAGCGGGCGATCGCCTGGGTTTGGTGGGGGAGTCGGGGTGTGGGAAATCGACCCTGGGACGAGCCATTATGCGCCTGTTGCCGTCCCAGTCCCAGGTGCAAGGAGACATTCAAGTTGAGGGAAAATCGGTTTTAGGGTTAAGCGAAGAGGAACTCCAACGGTTTCGAGGAGAAGAAGTCGCGCTCATTTTCCAAGATCCCATGACTCGTCTCGATCCTTTGATGACGATTGGCGATCATTGTGTGGAAACGCTCCAGTCTCACCAGTCTTTATCCTATCGGGAAGCCAAGGATCGGGCGATCGCTGTTTTGGAAACCGTTAGTATTCCTGCGTCCCGATGGTCTCAATATCCCCACGAGTTTAGCGGAGGAATGCGTCAGCGGGTGGCGATCGCCTTAGCGCTATTATTAAATCCGAAGCTGATTATTGCCGATGAACCCACGACCAGCTTAGATGTAACCGTCTCTGCCCAAATTCTACAGGAATTAACCCGGTTATGTGCCGAGCGGGAAATGGGGTTATTGCTAATTTCCCACGATTTAGCCTTAGTGGGGGAATACTGCTCGGAAATTGCAGTGATGTATCAAGGGAAGTTAATTGAGCGCGATCTGAGCAAACAGGTACTCTTTCATCCCCAACAGGAGTATACCCAATCTTTGCTGGAAGCGGCACTCCATATTCACGCGATCGAGACCAAAGCAGTGACGACTGTCCCCGAAAAGCAACCCTTACTTCAAGTGGACGATCTGAACAAACATTACAGCTTAGAGAGCAATTTAATCCAACAACTGTTTACCCGAAACGCAACCGTAATTAAAGCCGTGGATGGGGTCAACTTTAAACTCTATCCTGGGGAAATTTTAGGACTTGTCGGAGAATCGGGTTGTGGAAAAAGTACCCTTTCGCGCACCATTTTACAACTGATTAAACCCACCTCTGGCAGGGTCGAATTCTTGGGCAATAGAATTACCTCTATCAACCGTAAATCCCTGCGCCAACTGCGTCAACAGATGCAAATGGTTTTCCAAGACCCTCACGCCTGCTTAAATCCCCTCATGACAGTCGGTGAGAGCATTACTGATCCCCTCCTCATTCATGGTCTAGAAACCCCCAAGACGGCGAAACCAAGGGTCACAGAGATGCTAGAAAGAGTCGGTTTAACCCCCACAAAAACCTACTATTCTCGCTATCCAGGAGAACTTTCTGGGGGACAACAGCAACGGGTGGCGATCGCCCGTGCTCTGATTACGCGGCCGAAACTGGTGATCTGCGATGAACCCGTCAGTATGCTCGATGCCAGCGTGCAAGCACAGGTGCTACAACTGATGTTAGACCTGAAACGGGAGTTTGAACTCACCTATCTGTTCATCACCCATGACCTTTGGGTAGCGCGATTTTTATGCGATCGCATCGCGGTCATGAATCAAGGTAAAATTGTCGAACTCAACACCACCCACGAAATCTTTACCCATCCCCAGCATCCTTACACCCAAACCCTGCTTGCTGCTGCTCCCTTACTGGCGATGTAG
- a CDS encoding MSMEG_0565 family glycosyltransferase produces MRVALLTYSTKPRGGVIHTMELAEALDRRGLSVCIFALNKDGGNFCRPLTCNYRLVPTKPPPQTIDGVVEQRIQEYVNYFSQHEDDYDIYHAQDCISANALVRLRSQGYSIPYILRTVHHIDNYTSPYLQTCQEKSILLSDRCICVSRYWQQELQRLYKIDAPVVFNGVNAQRFSALKEGSENSLKKHLGIVGHPIFLNIGGVEPRKNSIRILQAFAQVLPEFPQAQLIIAGGLTLFDYSDYQDRFFAEVKRLGIEEGKALLLPGAIGDRDLPVLYRCADAFIFPSVKEGWGLVVMEAIASGLPVVTSDQPPFIEFLTREQALLVDAEQVNEIAIAMKRSIDPETRKSLIQNSRSILSRYTWDNSAQMHWKYYQTLLSGNDF; encoded by the coding sequence ATGCGAGTTGCCCTTTTAACGTACTCAACCAAACCTCGCGGTGGCGTAATTCATACCATGGAATTAGCCGAAGCTCTCGATCGCAGGGGACTCTCGGTTTGCATCTTTGCTCTGAATAAAGATGGGGGGAATTTTTGCCGTCCTCTCACTTGCAATTATCGTTTAGTCCCCACCAAGCCCCCTCCCCAGACTATTGATGGTGTGGTAGAACAGCGCATTCAAGAGTATGTCAACTATTTCAGTCAACATGAAGACGATTATGATATCTACCATGCTCAGGACTGTATCAGTGCCAATGCTTTGGTGAGGCTGCGATCGCAAGGCTATTCCATTCCTTACATTCTGCGCACTGTCCATCATATTGACAATTACACCAGCCCTTATTTACAAACTTGTCAAGAAAAATCAATTTTACTGAGCGATCGCTGTATCTGCGTCAGTCGTTACTGGCAGCAAGAATTACAACGATTATATAAAATTGATGCACCCGTGGTCTTTAATGGAGTCAATGCCCAGCGCTTTTCTGCGCTCAAAGAGGGTTCAGAAAACAGTTTGAAAAAGCATTTAGGGATCGTTGGACACCCTATTTTTCTCAATATTGGTGGGGTAGAACCGCGCAAAAATTCAATTCGGATCTTACAGGCATTCGCCCAAGTTTTACCTGAGTTTCCGCAAGCGCAATTGATTATTGCTGGAGGACTGACCCTGTTTGATTATTCGGATTATCAGGATCGCTTTTTTGCAGAAGTCAAACGACTTGGAATAGAGGAAGGGAAAGCGCTACTTTTACCAGGCGCGATCGGCGATCGCGATCTGCCAGTTCTCTATCGATGTGCCGATGCTTTTATCTTTCCCTCAGTTAAAGAAGGCTGGGGTTTGGTGGTGATGGAAGCGATCGCATCAGGACTTCCCGTGGTTACTAGCGATCAGCCTCCTTTTATTGAGTTTCTCACGCGAGAACAAGCTCTTTTAGTGGATGCTGAACAGGTCAATGAGATTGCAATTGCCATGAAACGAAGCATCGATCCAGAAACCAGAAAATCATTAATCCAAAATAGTCGATCGATTCTCTCTCGCTATACGTGGGATAATTCTGCTCAAATGCACTGGAAATATTACCAAACTTTGTTGAGCGGCAATGATTTTTAA
- a CDS encoding MSMEG_0569 family flavin-dependent oxidoreductase, which translates to MKTHYSVAIVGGGQAGLSMSYCLEERGIDCIIFEKNQIGYSWRSLRWDSFCLVTPNWQCTLPGYTYPGNDPHGFMQRDQIVQYIQDYAQSFNPLIKEGVEVQRLHRPDSKRYTLETSIGEFTCDAVVIATGGYHRPKIPALSERLSVQIKQIHSSEYKNPESLPDGAILIVGTGQSGCQIAEDLHLAGKPVHLCVGGAPRSPRKYRGKDVVDWLDKMGYYNLSIDQHPDKHKVRTKTNHYVTGRGGGREIDLRHFATEGMKLYGHLVDIEGDRLQFRDNLKENLDAADAVAESIKRTIDDFIEKHNISAPIETPYQPVWEPKTEVLQLNYRDANINTVIWCTGYTSNYEWIEMPIFDGKGYPGHDRGITSVSGLYFLGLPWLYTWGSGRFSGIARDATYLANHIASTQQTFNPSYTGLIEQAALGS; encoded by the coding sequence ATGAAGACCCATTATTCAGTAGCAATTGTTGGCGGAGGACAAGCTGGACTCTCCATGAGTTATTGTCTGGAAGAGAGAGGAATTGATTGTATTATTTTTGAAAAAAATCAGATCGGCTATTCTTGGCGATCGCTGCGCTGGGATAGCTTTTGTTTAGTTACTCCTAACTGGCAATGCACATTACCCGGATATACTTACCCAGGAAACGATCCGCATGGATTTATGCAACGAGATCAAATTGTGCAATACATCCAGGATTATGCCCAATCGTTCAATCCTCTGATTAAAGAAGGCGTAGAAGTGCAACGGTTGCATCGTCCTGATAGCAAACGATATACCTTAGAAACCAGCATTGGCGAATTTACTTGCGATGCCGTGGTCATTGCCACAGGAGGTTACCATCGTCCTAAAATTCCCGCCTTATCAGAGCGTCTTTCTGTCCAGATCAAACAAATCCATTCCTCAGAATATAAAAATCCTGAATCTCTTCCCGATGGAGCAATTTTAATTGTTGGTACGGGACAATCTGGCTGTCAAATTGCCGAAGATCTCCATCTTGCGGGCAAACCCGTGCATTTGTGTGTAGGTGGCGCACCTCGTTCCCCTCGGAAATATCGCGGGAAAGATGTGGTAGATTGGCTCGATAAAATGGGATATTACAACCTTTCTATCGACCAGCATCCGGATAAGCATAAAGTCCGTACCAAAACCAATCATTATGTTACCGGGCGAGGGGGCGGACGAGAAATCGATCTGCGACATTTTGCCACAGAAGGAATGAAACTTTACGGACATCTGGTCGATATTGAGGGCGATCGCCTACAATTCCGAGATAATCTCAAGGAAAATTTAGATGCTGCCGATGCTGTGGCTGAAAGCATTAAACGCACCATTGACGATTTTATTGAGAAGCATAATATTTCGGCTCCCATCGAAACGCCCTATCAACCGGTATGGGAACCCAAAACCGAAGTATTGCAGTTAAATTATCGCGATGCCAACATTAATACAGTGATTTGGTGTACGGGCTATACATCCAACTATGAATGGATCGAAATGCCCATCTTTGATGGTAAAGGCTATCCCGGTCACGATCGCGGAATAACCTCAGTATCAGGATTATATTTCCTCGGTTTACCTTGGCTGTATACTTGGGGTTCGGGTCGCTTTTCTGGAATCGCACGGGATGCGACTTATCTGGCTAACCATATTGCTAGTACCCAACAGACTTTTAATCCAAGCTACACGGGTCTCATTGAGCAAGCTGCACTTGGCTCGTAA